DNA from Desmodus rotundus isolate HL8 chromosome X, HLdesRot8A.1, whole genome shotgun sequence:
TGGAAGTGGCCTCATGGCCCTTGTCCATGCCTACTGCCCTAAAATGCAAgtctaatttgtattttaattctcATTAGGTGATGAGTTTAGGGGAGGAGCTGACATATTAATCCACCCTgaccagaagcacagaaatgtgaCTGGTAAAGAGCAGGGTTGTAATGGGCTGGGAAGGAGGGTAGAGGACTAGAATGTGCACGTgtgtacagtgtgtgtgtgtgtctggatgGAGAGCAGCAAACCCTAGGAGCCTGGGCAGTGAGGGTCCTAAGGACAAACCTCACCTGCTTTTGGCCCAAAAGGAGAATAAACACCTGGAAATAGTGTGCAAGTGGAGAAGGAATCAGAAGAGCCAAGGAACCAAGGAAGGATGCTGGAAGctaggaggagggaaaggaggaacgGCCAGGGGCATGACTAGAGGCTAACAGCCAATGAGGTGGGGAGATATGTGGAAACTGAACTAGTGATGGAACTGGGGTTTGAAGGATAGGGATAGAGCTGAAGGTGAATCTGATGGTGTTGGGAAAGAGAGGCTGGAATTCCTGATCACTGGCTTTGGAAGTCATATTTCTGCAAGCCAGCCCCATAATGGGCATTGCACAAGTACCATGCCAGTCCACCTCTTGCCCAGCATCATCTCATCTACCCATTCTTCCTGCTTCCAGTCTTTCTTGGCTGGAATGCAGCCTCCGTGAGAGCTGGCCCACAGGCCTTCTTCCTCAGAAAAACCAGGAACACCCAGAACCACTTGGAGTCTACTGCCAGGGCTTGGTCTGCAATCAGAAGGCTTCTACTCTAAGCCAAATGTAGACAGGTGCAGAGCTGGTCCCAGTGAGCAGAAGAGAAGCCAACTGGGATTGAAACAGCAGGCATTTACATCAGACAGAATGGGCTTGTGGTATGAAGATGAAAGGAAATGGGGTATCCGGTGGGGAGGTACCAACTTCAgcagcccagccccctcctcaTGCACAGACTTGCCGCTTCAAGTGaccattcactcatttgttcattcattcattcatgtaataTTTATCCCTCTAAATCTGGTCACAGGCCAAGTAGAACCCAGCACATGGCACACATAAGAGTTAGAGGACCCCCCAGCCACACCCACAGGGTgaccaggggaggagggagctcaGGAGATGCCTAAACACTGATAAGATGCCAGGGGTGAGGTATGAGATTGCCAGTGCTCAAAAGTGGGCCATCACATAGCAAAGGACCTAGGAGTACAATATCGTGATATTCTGGATTGGTTTTGACATacttcagcaaagaaaaaaaaagaaaagggataaCAAAGGCATACATTATCCCATCTGAATAACTTGAGTCTGGGTGATAGATATGTGGTGGTGGAGGCATTCATTTTACTAATATGTTGTAgatttgaaacattttaagtgCATTGGTTACAAAGGAGCAATGGGGGCTTTAATAGCACAATTGCTTTGTGCTATTCCCCAGCCAAGTACAGGCATAATATCACAAACTGCACCCCCCTCCAGTTATGTTCTAAATAAAGAACAAGTTTGTGCCTGCCAGAAACATGATAGAACTGCCTAAAGGACATAAACTGAGCTCCATAAATTTCAAGATGTGATGAGTGGGTTCCATTTGCCCTCAGGACAGTGGAAAAGTTGCAAATTCTTCATCAAGatagaagacaaaaacaaagaaaagctatGAGGAATGCCACTTTATGGAGAGACTGCCCCCTACCATGGGCCTGTGGTCTGTGGTCCCTGGATAACAAGCTTTCTCTTTCTTGCAGGGCCCCTGCTGCAGTCTCCTTCCGGGAAGGGACTGGAGGAAGGCAATGTCCGCCACCTGGTACAGCCCAGAGGGTCAAGAAATGGACCAGGGCCCTGGCAGGGAGGTCGGAGAAAATTCCGCCGCCAGCGGCCACGCCTCTCTCATAAGGGCCCCATGCCTTTCTGAAGCAGGTACTTGAGGCTCTGATCGGTGGATGGTGtggaagggctgggggaggatTAGCCTGGAAGCTGGGTGACCCTGTGCTTATTACTGGCATCTGCTCCCAGCAGTCCCAGCACCACACACAACATAGGGGCTTACAGAGCACCCATTTCACCCTCTCTTTGTTGCAGAAGAGgagaccaaggcccagagaggggcttGACACTTGGGGGCCAACCTCCTGGCTCCTCAGCAGTTAGGTGTTGGTTTCCCTCCACCCTGGGGTTGGGCAGGCTGGACTAGTTGGAGAGTTCTAGAAGTCCTAGGGGTCTTAGATGAGCTGGGGATGGGTGCCCCAGGGAATGCCTACAGGTATGCGGGGTGGATCCTTACCAGACAGGGAGAGCGGGGAGGCAACAGAGAGCCTTGGAGGGTAGCTGGCAGAGAACTGGAATATAGTTCTCTGTTGCCCAGAGCataagaaggagagaaaaatcagaggTGGCTGAAGAGAGACCAGGGCTTAAGCCTGTTCCTGAAGCCTGGCCTGCTGTCTCTTCCTCTGTAGCACCAATTCAGGGGCCTTGGGCTTTACACTCAGGGTTGTGAGGAGGGGCAGAATGACGctgtctcctctctttccctgggTGGTTCCTTTGACCTAGGACATGTCAGTGATATCTCTATGGTCATTTTATTGTCTCTTTAGGACTGAAAGGGCCCTCAAGTACTTACCCCCTGTGCTTCTCTCTACTCCACAGATTGGTCTGCTTCTCTGGAGCTCTTACATCCATTCGCCTTTCATCTTGCACTCGTCCTAGCAGCTGATGGTCCCAGCTCTTCTTACCCACCAGCCTTCCTCAATGATGTGGTCCTGCCCCTAGTTTGATGATTCCTTTTCTCCCCCAAGGATCCATTCAGTGCCTTTTCCTGGACCTTCTCTGGACTGACTTTGGAAACCCAACACTGGAAGGCCATCCTTCTTTCTGAACTTCCCCTGCTCTAGTCTCCACTCTCCCACATAATATCTCAACCCTTCATGCAGCCCTCTCTTCCTCAGGTTTTCCCTGGGGGCTGCATGGGAACACTCTCTTCTTCATTGGGCTCCAACAGATCCCAGGTTTTTGTGCCAATTGGACCCTTCAGCAGGCCTCAGGAGGAAAGTAAAGAGATGAACAATGAGAGACTCTACTTAAAAGCCAGGGACCTTGGGATGCAGACAGGGTGCCTTGCAGGGCATTGGAGTCAGGGGCTGGTGCTTTAGTGAAGGAGAATGGTGTAGCATTGGACAAGAGGAGGAACAGTTTCGTGGCTGCTTCCTCATCCCCATGTTTGGCCTGAttaaagaggtgaagggaggggcaTGATGTACTTTGTCACTTCTCTCACCTTCCTGTGTCTTCTAACACTACTCCCAACTTGCTGTTTCCCAATTTACTCTGTTCCCCTCAACAGCTAGCTCAAGCTCTAGCTCAGGAGGGGAGTATGATGGACCTGGGGTGGCTCTATATCCTCCCAGGAGCAAAAGCCAGGTGAAGTGTTTTTGCCTAGAATCACAGAATATCAAGGCCAAAAGGAACCTTATAGATCACTTAGCTCTGCCTCTTTACGCAAACTCCTACAAAAAGAGAAGCTGAGACAGGGATAGTGACCTGCTGAGGGTCACTGCAGAGCCAGAATGAGGACCCGGGTCTCCCAATTCCCACTTGATGATGTCCTCTTCTCCCTTGATGTCTTTTCAAAGCTTACTAAGTGCCTTTTCTCGGGGTTGAGGCTGGGGGAAGCTAAGAGGGAAGAGGCAAGTGTGCTGTGACCTTccccatggtggtggtggtgtgttgGTGGTGGCATGGGGACAgagctgctcctgcctccctggcctGCCCCTGCTGGTTCATTCCCCAACCTGGGCTGAAAAATTCCTTAAGTGGCCAGGTGATCCCATTCCTTCAGTACTGCCATACCTCTGGTATTTTCACAGGGGCAGCTCAGGCACCGAGACCCAACACTGGTTTTTAGGAGCTCAGAGATGGCCTTAAGTCATTGGACTCAATAGCCTTCCTTTCATGTTGACTGGATCTTCTTTCCCAGTGGCCTTCCctttggaggaaggaaaggagagaaggaaggaaggaagaatgggagGAAGTGTAGGTCTGAGCAGGCTTCCTTCTCAAGAGGCCTcccaggagggagaaaagaggagacaaGAGCCTGTTGGCCACCTATGTatgtttgggggcagggggagtcaGGGCCCCCCAAGCCCCACAATAACCCCGATTTTGCCTACCCACCTCTCGCCCTTCTGCTGCTGCTAACGCCACTGctgtcgctgctgctgctgctgctttaagGCCCACCCTGGGGAGCCTGAATGAGCACTCACCTACCCCCACAACCTTCAGGCTCAGAGTAGGGGCTAGCCAGTGCCCAGAAAGCCTCTTCTGATACTGATACCCCTACCAGGGGCTGgaccttcttccccctcctcctctctgtatCTCCTGtctcagcctcccagccccatgaagaagggggtaaagggggacaaaggggatGGCACAGGGCAACAGAGGCCACTGGGGGACTGGGGGGGCCCTTATTTAAAGTGGTTGTGAATGATTCTTATACTAATTTATACAAAGATATTAAAGCCATTTTCATTAAGAAATTGTCCCCTTCCCATAATTGTGTTCACTGTGTCTGTAAAGATTGTTCTGTGTAAATAGGTCTTTGtaataaagagttaaaaataacaatttgcCCTTACTCAGGGATGTCATGTTCAGGAGAGACCTTCCTGCCCCCTGAGGTCCATGGTTTCCGCATGCCCACATGTTGCACGTGGAAGGCAATATGCCTGCATCCCAAGTTGGCTCCAGGTCAAATGGCCACAAACCAATTTGCTACAAAATCACAAAAAGAATCTCTATACTGATATGGCCAATTCACATAAAATGCAGTACACTTTTAAGTGTTTTGGCATCTGTTTGACTGTGCTAATTTTTTGCATTGTCATTTAAAGGATTTTTGGAAAACGATTTATTTAAGAACCTTCTGATTAAACATGAGATTTCTACTAAAAATTGTTTTGTATCCTTGGTGGGTGTCTTCTAATTTTATCTACTTTTGAACACTTTTGGGACTCTTTAGCCAGtttgcctttcttgaaaaatGTTATAATTCCTATAATAAATACATGTGGTAATGACTTTGTGTGTATCCTTTTATGTTTCACAAAGTAGTGTTGCTTGATAAATGAGATAGCCTGAAAAATAACATGCAAGGAGTTTGACACAATTCTGCCCTATCTGTCTCACTTCTTTGTGCTTGTCAAAATGTCAATACCTTGAAGAACAGACAGGAACATTGGGTACATGCTAATGTGGTTAATCAGCTCGTTAGGTGCACACAGGCATATAGGATGCAAAGTAGAACCCAACAAGAAGGAGCTGGGAATGATCAAAAAGGTGCATTTGATAAATCTTACGGGAAATGCTACAGATTTGACAAGTATTTACCtctataaatatacaattttaagaaaaggtCTTCAGCAAACTTGCTAAAAAGTCATAAAACTGCTCAATaggagataaaatagaaaaagccaTCCACAAGCATAACAAAATGTTATCATTGACAAAATGCTGCAGATTGTGACagggagatttaaaaatatgacattatGTTGAAGTACCTCTTAAAAAGATGGTACAAAGTGACTTATTTCAAAATTACTACTTTGACTTTTAGGCAAACTGGTTGTCAGAGTAATTGGTTTTAGGCAAGGAGGTTTTGGGTAAGCTTGCTTTATGCTGATTCATCTCTTACCTCCCTAATCACCCCCAAAGCTCTAGTTTCACATGAAaccaaggagaaggggaaagtggCAGGGCAGGACCACTTAATACTGACCCATAAGTGTATAGCCTTTTAACAGTTTACAGTGCTGTTTTTAAAGAAGACAGCTCATTTTATCATCCTAACAATTGGGCAACAAAGACCACaatacccattttacaaatgagaaaagaggctcagaaaggtgagtGACTTTCTCAAAAGCTCACAGCCAGTAAATGAATCTAAAACCTGGACCTCAAATTCTAGAATGCAAACTTTTTCTATGGTACTGTAGAGGATCCCATAATTAGGGAGCAGACTTAATTGCAAAGTGTGTTTGGTATTCAGTAAGTACAATAGAAATGGATGGCATGGTGTTCACTGGTAGGATCAGAGAAAGGCGCATGGAGGCTGACAAACTGTGTCTCCAGAAGGCCCAACTGAATTTGGTTAAGTTGGCAGGACGATGCTGGGCAGTGAAGGTGGGGATATGAAGGTGGATGAAGCCACCACTGTCCTCTGGACTCATGTAGTCACCTAGATGCTTGTGGGTGACTGAAAGTCTGAGCTCCATGGAGTagagggtgaggggaaggagagcTGGTGTCATGTCAGGACATATGGGTTGCCACCCTTTGGCAATATCTTGACTTGACCCCCCAAAATACAACAGGATTAGAGGAGGGGGttgcttttaaaatacagaggggaaaaaggagCTCAGTTAACTGTTTTTGGACCTTAGGTCCTGGACCTAGAGAATGAAGGAGGGTGGCAGAGAACCTGAAAAACAACGGTGCTTCAGACCCGTCAGGAAATTAGGCAGCCTGTGAAATGACAGAGACTAGGGAGGCAAACAGACTCAGACTCCACACAGCTTTTTAGACCCTCAGGTGTGGTGTAAAATGAGCCACAGTCACTTTGAAGCCTAAGATTTCAGACtctcccacagccctggctgaCTTGGTGTATCCACACGGGGCTGTGCTCCTCTGTCACAAAGGGAACTATGAGACCTGGCCTGAGTGGTCTTTCTGAAATgctttataattctattttttagaCCTAAAGGTTATTCAACTGAAATTTCTCAGTCCAACGTCTCTTTCTGACCAGCATGAGCCTGTGCCAGCTAAATGGCAAAGTGAACGGCAAGGACAGACTTAACCACCTTCTGCTCCAGGCCCTAGAGGGGGCTGCTGACTCAGCCAGCATTTCTCTGGAACCCTCCAAATGAAAGACCTTGCCAGGGTTCCTTTGAAAAGTCAGTTTTCCCTGTGTACTGGCTGGTGCTCAGAGAGGGAGACTGGCAAGGGACTTCCCTTGCTGTTGCCTTGGACTTCAGCCAAAGGCCGGAGCTGCATCCAGAACATTTTCTTGAATGTGATaaatcaggggtcagcaaactttttctgtaaaaggccagatagtaaGGATTTTTGACTTCATGGGCCATTCAGTCTCTGTCCAACTACTCCAGTCAGCTGTTGTCATGCAAAAGCAGGTATAGATGAAGTGTAAGTGAAtggatgtggctgtgttccaacaaaactttataaaaacaggTGGTGGGCCCTTTTGCTGAACCCTGTCTCACAGGAAGCATCAGCAAGCCCTTTAACTAAACCCTTGAACCCTTGGGCTTACATTCTGCAACAAGGTCTAAAATGAAGGGAATTTAATAAACTGGTTATGAGCTGACCTCCAGGCCATGCTATCTGATAATAATTATACTAACAAAGGGCTTTCAGTGGAAGGGGAAGTCTGGAGTCAGATCAGGGTTCCAGTCCTGGCACCACTACTTACTTATCTGTGAGACCTGAAAGCCAGTGTTTTGATCTGAATGATCCCTATTTCCACACCAGGTGGGATACTCTGTCTACTTTTCAGTACTGTGGTCAGAACTGAATGTGATGATGCAGGTAAAGAGTTGGGCACCATGCCCAACCCACAATAGGAGCTCACTAGTGGGAACTGATATTATCTCCACAGAACCTCACGCTGAAATCCTAAATGGACAGGAGCCATCATTATCTCCAATTTATAAATGGGAAAACAGGCTCAGGGGGGTCGAGTCTGTTGTTCATATTCACAGAGCCACTAATTGGCAAGTCAAGCCTCAAACCTGATTGCATCCTCAGCTTAGGTCAGTTGCCATGCTCTTGACTGGGGTTTTtagctgcccccccaccccccgcctcagCCACTGGAAATTTCCAATGCTCTAAACAATCCATAGGGCCTCCACAGGGACAGATCAGACCTTCAGTCTTCTATCCTCTCTGTGGCAGCATTAGCTTGGGTAGAAACTGGGCTAGGATTGTGAAGCCAGGCACTTGCTCCAGGAGACCTGCCTGGCCCTCAAGCCCTCAGGCCCTCAGGTGAGGGGGCCAGAAGCCTGAGTTCCCCCAGTGCTGAGTCTGCTTCTGCCTGGGGCTTGCCGGGCATCTTGACAAAGTGTCTCCTTGGGCCTTTCTGGTCCTCAGCCTCCTCAGCTGCCCAGGCAACcttgaaggtgtgtgtgtgtgtgtgtgtgtgtgtgtgtgtgcatgcgtgtgtgtagCATTTGATCATGAATAGGGCTTCATTGAGGTCCCAGCAAACAGTGAGAATGCTCTAGAGGGAATCAGTGTTCTGGGAGAAGAAATACCACAGAAGGAGACCTTGGCCAGTGAGGAAGGCCACACCTGGGTTATGTGGGTCTGCACAAGCTTCCCTTAGCCATAGAAGCTACAGGAACTTCCATTTTGTACTTTCATCATCGTGCAAATGAAATGGTTTCTGATGTTCACTGGGTGTTAAAGAACTGGCAGGCTGCAGGCAGATCAGCTCAGTGGCCTGAAACTAGATGTTTGGTGCTCTGGATCCTAATGCCAGCTTGGCTGGGAACTGGTGTGTGATTCTCAGAGGTTAGTTCATCTGTTGGTGTTCCCAGCCCCCACCTTCATGTATTTTAATAGAACAATAATCTCTGTTCTCCCTACCCCAGACATATAGCATCCTAGAAAGTCAGAGCTGGCAGGTACCTGGGAAGTCATTCAGTTCCTTGAGTCccttcatttttacagatgaagaaaggggAACCAGAAAGGGAAAGTGGCTTGCTTAAAGGGACATAGCTAAATGATACCAGTAAACTGGTAGAGAGCATttcctatgtgccaagcacttttcCAAGTATACCATCTGTCTTGACTTCCTTAGTCCCCATCACTatcccattttatagctgaggaaac
Protein-coding regions in this window:
- the APLN gene encoding apelin: MNLWLCVQALLLIWLSLTSVCGGPLLQSPSGKGLEEGNVRHLVQPRGSRNGPGPWQGGRRKFRRQRPRLSHKGPMPF